The Coregonus clupeaformis isolate EN_2021a chromosome 20, ASM2061545v1, whole genome shotgun sequence genome contains a region encoding:
- the ahsg1 gene encoding alpha-2-HS-glycoprotein 1, which translates to MRGLVVLSVLAVWALPCASVPTRDTSGRHWTCDENEKEPGASLAMLSINNKHFHGYKFQLSNITSSTAEKGESDCKLHLELDLQETICHVVNPKSFKECDIRPHHETQVNAHCNVTLSITEGIAEVSKHSCNIEPVSAEEMVRMCPDCPTLLPLHSPEGLESVKAGLRQFNMDHNYTSYFKLMEVGRITSGYMMMTGMNYYAEFAIMETECNAKSRIDTQACKPMCPDKARHGLCKSTLLGNGNVDVDCEIYEALNASSPRTPGRECGPPPHKPGHPNHPGMKHHLPPLLHRLPTGNPSPLPGFPGRPGGPPRDPHNPPPGPHNPPPGPHGEFPFPHCHGFVKIPPSIHPLCPFPPPHHSHPHPRPHGHGPPLGHSRPPHPPQVLGEGPPPHDKA; encoded by the exons ATGAGGGGACTGGTTGTTCTGTCCGTCCTGGCAGTGTGGGCACTGCCCTGTGCCAGTGTGCCAACGCGAGACACCAGTGGACGCCACTGGACCTGCGATGAGAACGAAAAAGAGCCAGGGGCGAGTTTGGCCATGCTCAGCATCAACAACAAACATTTCCATGGATACAAGTTCCAGCTCAGTAACATAACCTCCAGCACAGCGGAGAAG GGTGAATCTGACTGTAAATTGCACCTGGAACTGGACCTCCAGGAAACCATCTGTCACGTCGTCAACCCAAAATCTTTTAAAGAGTGTGACATCCGCCCACATCATGAAACG CAAGTGAATGCCCACTGCAATGTGACCCTGAGCATCACAGAAGGCATTGCAGAGGTCTCTAAACACTCCTGCAACATTGAACCAG TTTCCGCTGAGGAGATGGTCAGAATGTGTCCGGACTGCCCCACTCTGCTGCCCCTGCATAGCCCCGAGGGCCTAGAGAGTGTGAAGGCAGGCCTCAGGCAGTTCAACATGGACCACAACTACACCTCCTACTTCAAACTGATGGAAGTGGGGAGGATAACATCTGGG tACATGAtgatgactggaatgaactaCTACGCTGAATTTGCCATCATGGAGACTGAGTGTAATGCCAAGAGCAGGATAGACACACAGGCCTGCAAGCCAATGTGCCCCGATAAAGCT cgccatGGGCTCTGTAAATCCACACTGCTAGGGAATGGCAATGTGGATGTCGACTGTGAGATCTATGAAGCTCTG AACGCCAGTTCTCCCCGTACCCCTGGAAGGGAGTGTGGACCCCCACCACACAAGCCCGGACACCCCAACCATCCTGGCATGAAACATCACCTCCCTCCCTTGCTACACAGGCTGCCAACAGGCAATCCAAGCCCTCTACCAGGCTTCCCAGGACGCCCAGGTGGCCCACCCCGTGATCCCCATAACCCACCCCCTGGTCCCCATAACCCACCCCCTGGTCCCCATGGAGAGTTCCCCTTCCCCCACTGTCACGGCTTTGTGAAAATCCCCCCCTCTATCCACCCTCTTTGCCCCTTCCCACCCCCTCATCACTCCCACCCACACCCTCGCCCCCATGGCCATGGGCCACCCCTAGGGCACTCTCGACCCCCCCACCCTCCACAAGTTCTGGGCGAGGGTCCTCCACCACATGACAAGGCATGA